In one window of Bos javanicus breed banteng chromosome 24, ARS-OSU_banteng_1.0, whole genome shotgun sequence DNA:
- the MPPE1 gene encoding metallophosphoesterase 1 isoform X1 yields MASSQLGARGQCLRLLKTRGFLLLKLSAAILAVLLFCEFLIYYLVIFRCSWPELKTPEGAGTLGAPKVPEPVLRAMFLADTHLLGAVRGHWLDKLRREWQMERAFQTAVWLLQPEVVFILGDIFDEGKWSSPEAWADDVGRFWKVFRHPPHVQLRAVAGNHDIGFHYQMDTYRIKRFEKVFNPERLFSWKGINFVMVNSVALEGDGCDICSRAEAELLEISHWLNCSREEHSPRGCGDRQRLPASAPILLQHFPLYRRNDANCSGEDAAPPDEKYTPFKERYDVLSWEVSRKLLWWLRPRLILSGHTHSACEVQHRAGVLEVSVPSFSWRNRNNPSFITGSITPMDYALAKCYLPREDMVLTTYCVAAGCLMLITLIPTGLVSAPFHFGQRVLRKFKTM; encoded by the exons ATGGCCTCAAGCCAGCTAGGGGCCAGGGGGCAGTGCCTCCGTTTGCTGAAGACAAGGGGCTTCTTGCTGCTGAAGCTCTCGGCTGCCATCTTGGCCGTGCTTCTCTTCTGTGAATTTCTGATCTACTACCTCGTTATCTTTCGGTGCAGCTGGCCCGAGCTGAAAACCCCTGAAGGTGCCGGCACCCTTGGGGCCCCCAAGGTCCCTGAGCCCGTGCTCAGGGCCATGTTCTTGGCTGACACCCACCTGCTTGGGGCCGTAAGAGGCCACTGGCTGGACAAATTACGGAG GGAGTGGCAGATGGAGCGAGCCTTCCAGACAGCGGTATGGCTGCTGCAGCCGGAAGTTGTCTTCATCCTGGGGGACATCTTTGATGAGGGGAAGTGGAGCTCCCCCGAG GCCTGGGCGGACGATGTGGGGCGCTTCTGGAAGGTGTTCCGACACCCGCCCCACGTGCAGCTGCGGGCCGTGGCTGGCAACCACGACATCGGCTTCCACTACCA GATGGACACATACAGAATAAAACGATTTGAGAAAGTTTTCAACCCTGAAAGGCTGTTTTCTTGGAAAGGAATTAA TTTCGTGATGGTCAACAGTGTTGCACTGGAAGGCGACGGCTGTGACATCTGCTCCAGGGCAGAGGCTGAGCTCCTGGAAATCTCTCACTGGCTGAACTGCTCTCGGGAG GAGCATAGCCCCCGTGGGTGTGGAGACAGGCAGCGGCTGCCGGCCTCGGCCCCCATCCTGCTACAG CACTTCCCGCTTTACCGGAGAAATGATGCCAACTGCTCCGGGGAGGACGCAGCACCCCCTGACGAGAAGTACACCCCCTTCAAGGAGCGCTATGACGTGCTGTCCTGGGAGGTCTCGCGGAAG CTGCTGTGGTGGCTGCGGCCGCGCCTGATCCTCAGCGGCCACACGCACAGCGCCTGCGAGGTCCAGCACAGGGCAGGCGTCCTGGAGGTCAGTGTGCCATCTTTCAGTTGGAGGAACAGAAACAACCCCAGTTTCATCACG GGCAGCATCACGCCCATGGACTACGCCCTTGCCAAGTGCTACCTGCCGCGTGAGGACATGGTTCTGACCACGTACTGTGTGGCAGCTGGGTGCCTCATGCTCATCACGTTAATCCCCACTGGGCTTGTGTCTGCACCTTTTCATTTTGGTCAGAGGGTGCTCAGAAAATTTAAGACCATGTGA
- the MPPE1 gene encoding metallophosphoesterase 1 isoform X2 has product MASSQLGARGQCLRLLKTRGFLLLKLSAAILAVLLFCEFLIYYLVIFRCSWPELKTPEGAGTLGAPKVPEPVLRAMFLADTHLLGAVRGHWLDKLRREWQMERAFQTAVWLLQPEVVFILGDIFDEGKWSSPEAWADDVGRFWKVFRHPPHVQLRAVAGNHDIGFHYQMDTYRIKRFEKVFNPERLFSWKGINFVMVNSVALEGDGCDICSRAEAELLEISHWLNCSREHFPLYRRNDANCSGEDAAPPDEKYTPFKERYDVLSWEVSRKLLWWLRPRLILSGHTHSACEVQHRAGVLEVSVPSFSWRNRNNPSFITGSITPMDYALAKCYLPREDMVLTTYCVAAGCLMLITLIPTGLVSAPFHFGQRVLRKFKTM; this is encoded by the exons ATGGCCTCAAGCCAGCTAGGGGCCAGGGGGCAGTGCCTCCGTTTGCTGAAGACAAGGGGCTTCTTGCTGCTGAAGCTCTCGGCTGCCATCTTGGCCGTGCTTCTCTTCTGTGAATTTCTGATCTACTACCTCGTTATCTTTCGGTGCAGCTGGCCCGAGCTGAAAACCCCTGAAGGTGCCGGCACCCTTGGGGCCCCCAAGGTCCCTGAGCCCGTGCTCAGGGCCATGTTCTTGGCTGACACCCACCTGCTTGGGGCCGTAAGAGGCCACTGGCTGGACAAATTACGGAG GGAGTGGCAGATGGAGCGAGCCTTCCAGACAGCGGTATGGCTGCTGCAGCCGGAAGTTGTCTTCATCCTGGGGGACATCTTTGATGAGGGGAAGTGGAGCTCCCCCGAG GCCTGGGCGGACGATGTGGGGCGCTTCTGGAAGGTGTTCCGACACCCGCCCCACGTGCAGCTGCGGGCCGTGGCTGGCAACCACGACATCGGCTTCCACTACCA GATGGACACATACAGAATAAAACGATTTGAGAAAGTTTTCAACCCTGAAAGGCTGTTTTCTTGGAAAGGAATTAA TTTCGTGATGGTCAACAGTGTTGCACTGGAAGGCGACGGCTGTGACATCTGCTCCAGGGCAGAGGCTGAGCTCCTGGAAATCTCTCACTGGCTGAACTGCTCTCGGGAG CACTTCCCGCTTTACCGGAGAAATGATGCCAACTGCTCCGGGGAGGACGCAGCACCCCCTGACGAGAAGTACACCCCCTTCAAGGAGCGCTATGACGTGCTGTCCTGGGAGGTCTCGCGGAAG CTGCTGTGGTGGCTGCGGCCGCGCCTGATCCTCAGCGGCCACACGCACAGCGCCTGCGAGGTCCAGCACAGGGCAGGCGTCCTGGAGGTCAGTGTGCCATCTTTCAGTTGGAGGAACAGAAACAACCCCAGTTTCATCACG GGCAGCATCACGCCCATGGACTACGCCCTTGCCAAGTGCTACCTGCCGCGTGAGGACATGGTTCTGACCACGTACTGTGTGGCAGCTGGGTGCCTCATGCTCATCACGTTAATCCCCACTGGGCTTGTGTCTGCACCTTTTCATTTTGGTCAGAGGGTGCTCAGAAAATTTAAGACCATGTGA